Within the Saccharopolyspora gloriosae genome, the region TGCGAAAACCTGGGGATCATCGACGTTGCCGCGGCCGTGCTGGGAACGGACTGTCGGCCCCTGGTGTGCTTGGGCGGATTCCCGTCGCTGGCCACGGAATACCTGTTGATCGGCCTCGGCGCGTGTGGTGCGCGTCTGCGGGTCCACGTCGATCACGACACGGTTGGTCGCCAAATCACTGATTCTCTGTTCGTGCGCAGCGTGCCTTTCGAAACCTGGCGTCCGATAGGGCAAGACTGCCAGGGCATGCTCGGGGAAGAGGAAGAGTGTCTGCCAGCGATGCTTGCCGATCTTGCGGGCGAGCCGACTACGATCGACTCAAGCAAGGCATAGTGGTCCGGGTCACGAGCCCCGGAACCGGCCGCGATCGGCGCCAACGCAGATCGGATCTCTCCACGGCTCAGGTGCCCAGCCGCCCGCAGCAGTGACTGGTTCCGGCCTGGGGTGGGCTGTCCAAGGATTGGGCAGCCCACCCGCGGCTCCACTGCTCATTCCGCTGCTGCCAGACCGTTCCGGGTTGGCGGTGCAGGCGGATGTGGCGGGTGAGGACGCGGGCTCGTTTCGAGCCGATGCTGAGCTTTCGGCGGAGGGTGTCGGCGGAGATCGGGCGTTGGTAGAGATTCCAGTGTTCGGCGTCGAGCCGGCATGCCTCTTCGCACAGGGAATCAGCGTCCTCGCCGTGCGATACCGCTGAGTCAGCGTCGGTGGCGTTGGCGCTGTGACCAGGCGCGTTATTCACGACGGTGCGTAACGCTGGCACATCCTCAGCCTCCTCGGGAGTCTCCAGTGTCTGGCTGGCTCCGTCCGGGGCGGCCGATTCCGGCTGTGCTGCGTTGGGCTCTTCGGCCTCGGGAATGATCCCATTCGCTGTCTCCGCGCGGCGCCGCTTGAGTGCCTGGTTGAGCAGTTCGACCGACAGCAGCAGCGCCAGCGGTGGACAGGCGGCCACGGCTATGGAGAATGCGTTCAATTCGGGGGCGGAGGCGATGTTGGCGCACAGCGAGAGCCCGATGCCGAAGGTGAACGACAGCCATGCCTTCCACTTCCCGGTTGCGTGATACCGGTGACCAGCCTTCCACAGTTCGATTGTCGCCATCGTCAGCAACCCATCGACAATGAGCGGCCAGATCGTGGCGGTGGTCTCGTCGGCTCCGAACCGCAGAGCGAACTCGCGGCCGTGCCGGTAGGAGACGTATGCAGCGCCCAAGGCCACCAGCAGCGTGCACGCGCACTGCAGATGCAGTGATCGATCGGTGGCAGGGCTCGATATGGATGGCGTGCTGTTCATCAGGTGTCACCCACACGGAGCTTTCCCTGGCGGGCGCGCAATCTGACGCGGCGCTCGTGCGGGCGTTGGTGCGCGGTTTCTGCAGCCGCTTCCAGGCAGGCGCCGATCCTAAACAGGCGCGCTTCTCCCGACGATCGGGGGTGGCTCAGGCGAGAAACCAAGGGCCCTCCTCCAAGATCAAATGGCGATTTCGTGGCGACGGGAACCCGCGGCAACGCGTCGGAACCCGTCGGAACGGTGAGGAAGGAGAACCGCTGACCTGCGGCGGAGTGCGAAGGTGCTGGTCGTGAACCAGCGGGCGCTACCTTGACACGGTAGAGGTCATTCGCCGACCGAGCTGATGGTCCCGTGAGCCGGCACGTTAGCCCGTGGTCCTCTAAGCGATACGCGAAGTGCGTCTGAGATCTCAGGGTTGAGCGTTCGTTTTTGCAGTGGTGCCCGACGCGGAACCTTCCTCGCGTGCGCGGGGCCGACACGTTTCCTTCGGAAACAGGGACCGAAATCCAGGAACTATCCCCGCGTGCGCGGGGCCGACACTTCTTGACCTGGTGGTTTATCTCTGGCAGGGCTGGTTTTCATTCACTCCGGATCGCGGGCAGGCGTGGAGCTTGGTCGTCGGGTTCATGTGCTCTCGGTTCGCAGTGCGGCGGCGTAGGTGAGTGTGGGCGTTGTTGTGAAGATCACCTGACTGGGTGACCACGGAATCCTCCCACTGCGCGCCCCCATTTCGCGGGCGCGGACGAAATCCTCCCAAAATCCTCCCAAAAATCGGCACAGCCGGTCCGGGGAGATCCACTACGAGATCGACACCGCAACATCGAAAAGCCCGCTGACCTGCACTTTCGTGCTAGATCAGCGGGCTCTCGCGACCGTCGGGACGGCGGGATTCGAACCCACGACCCCTTGACCCCCAGTAGTGGGGTGGAGTTCGAGGCATAAGTTTGTGTTCATTGCCAGCCGAGTGCGCACGGCGCGGTATGGGGCGACCTGGCAAAAGATACCTGGCGAAGGGCTTCGATCATCTGGTTACCTTCATGCCGGTTCGGATGCATCTGTGTGGACGCCAGTTAGACGGGGGTGGGTAGCGTGGTCGGTTGGTAGCGACTTCGAACGTTGCGAGTCAGCTTGCGCGCAGGTTCAGCGCCGATGCGAAGTTCGCGTCGGAGGGCTTCGGCGGAGATCGGTCGCTGGTGTTTCGCCCAGTGCTCGATGTCCAAACGGCAGGCCGCAGCCAGGAGCGGGCCGCCCGCATCTTCGGTCTCTGAGAGTATGGCGACGGTGCCGTCGTTGTTGTGATCAGTAGGGCCGTTCTCGTGAGAAGGGCGCGTTGGTTGCACTGCTGATTGCGATTCAGCATCGAAGGGCTGGTCATGCTGAGGGTGCTCGGAGATCTCGTGGATCGCCTGCAGCACGTTGGGGCCGACCTCTGCCCACCCAATGAGCAACAGTGGTCCGACTGCGTCGAAGGCGGCTTTGCCGAACTGGCCAGCGCACACTGGTTCGGCCACGTTTAGGGCCAGAGTGACAATGCTGGCAAACATCAACAAACGTTGGGCGGGACGCAGTTGGTCCGGGGTTGCTCCGTGGAGGGCCAAGTGCCGGGTACCGACCAGCAAGCCAAGAACGGACAGATCGACGGCGGGCGCAACCAGTGGTGCCACGTACGGCGGCACTCCGAGCCTCAGGCCCAGGCCAAGGACGTTGCCGAATCCGAACAGGAATGTCAGTGCGACGACAGTTCCAATGATCACTGTCAACGAACGCAGGACAGTGTCGCGGGTAGTGGTCATCCCAGGTCACCAGCCTGGGCGCGCCGCCGACGAGCGATGGTGAACCGTGCCGATAGTCGCAGCTCACGGCCGGAACAGCGCTGTGACGATGCTGTACGTGCCCCCGGTCAGAGTCGAACTGACACTGTACGGATTTTGAGTCCGCCGCCTCTGCCGATTGGGCTACGGGGGCTAGGCGAGAGACAGCTTACGGGAGTGGTGATCACCGTGCGCGGGTGGGGGTGCGGTGGCGGTGCTGGGGCGAAGCCTGCTGGTAGTGCTGGTGTGACGTGTTGGAAACCGGTGTCAGGATGGTCACCCTCCCTGGTCATCTCAGGGCGAGCGGCTGGCCGGTAAGCTGAATTTCCCCGGTGCGGGACCGCACTGGACCGTGTCAGAACTACCCCAGGAGGACCCGGTGACCACGCCGGCTGCCGAGGACCCAGGCGAGGCCAAGCCCGTCGAACGTCGCGTACTCGTGGCCGAGGACGAGGCGTTGATCAGGCTCGATCTGGTTGAGATGCTCAAAGAAGAGGGATACCAGGTCGTCGGTGAGGCCGGGGACGGGCAAGAAGCCGTGCGGCTGGCCGAGGAGCTGCGGCCTGACCTGGTGATCCTGGACATCAAGATGCCGAAGATGGACGGCATCGAAGCTGCTTCGAACATCGCGGGCGAGCGCATCGCGCCCGTGGTGATCCTCACCGCTTTCAGCCAGCGCGACCTGGTGGAGCGTGCGCGGGACGCGGGGGCGATGGCCTACTTGGTCAAGCCGTTCGCGAAGCGCGACCTGGTGCCCGCGGTGGAGCTCGCGGTGTCCCGGTTCACCGAGGTGCAGGCGTTGGAGGCGGAAGTCGCCGACCTCACCGAGCGGCTCGAGGCGCGCAAGACGATCGAACGCGCCAAGGGTCTGCTCATGAGCAAGCACAACCTCTCCGAGCCCGAGTCGTTCCGCTGGTTGCAGCGGACCGCGATGGACCGCCGGACCACGATGAAGGCCGTGGCCCAGGCGGTGCTCGAGAACCTGGAGTGATCAGCCCGCGGGCTGGTCGCGGATGACGCAGGTCAGGCGTGCCGTGCAGGTGCGCCTGCCCTGTGCATCGTTGATCACGATGTCGTAGGTCGCGGTGCTGCGGCCCCGGTGCAACGGGGTTGCGGTGCCGGTGACCACGCCTTCCGTGGCGGAGCGGTGGTGCGTGCAGGACAGTTCCAGGCCCACCGCGATCCGGCCCTCGCCCGCGTGCAGCGCCGAAGCGACCGAGCCGATCGACTCCGCCAGCACGGCGTTCGCACCACCGTGCAGCAGTCCGTACGGCTGCTTGTTCCCCGCCACCGGCATCGTGGCGACCACACGTTCGGGTGACCATTCGACGTATTCGATGCCCATCCGGTGCTGCAATTGCCCTGGCTCCGGGTTCAGAACCTTCGCCATCGCGTCGCTCACCGGCTGGTCGTTCTCGGTCGCCGTCACGGTCCACCCCTCCTCGTGCCTCGCCGCACGCGCTGTCGGTGGGTCAGCCTAGACTCCCGCGACGTGATGGCTTCCGAAGACCGACGTCTGCTGTTGATCGACGGCCATTCAATGGCCTATCGAGCGTTCTACGCCCTGCCGAAGGAGAACTTCCAAACCGGCACGGGCCAGCACACCAATGCGGTCTACGGCTTCACCTCGATGCTGATCAACCTGTTGCGCGATGAGCAGCCCACGCACTTCGCGGTCGCGTTCGACGTGTCCCGCAAGACCTTCCGCAGCGAGAAGTTCACCGAGTACAAGGCCAACCGCAGCGCCAGCCCGGACGAGTTCAAGGGGCAGGTGAGCCTGATCCAGGACGTGCTCGGCGCGCTGTCGGTTCCGGTGCTGAGCAAGGACAACTACGAGGCCGACGACGTCATCGCGACGCTCACCACCCAGGCCACCGGCGAAGGCTTCTCCGTCGCCATCTGTACGGGAGACCGCGACGCGCTGCAGCTGGTCACCGACAAGGTCACCGTGCTGTACCCGACGAAGGGCGTCTCCGAGCTCACCCGGTTCACGCCGCAGGCCGTCGAGGACAAGTACGGCCTCTCACCCGAGCAGTACCCGGACTTCGCCGCGCTGCGCGGCGATCCCTCGGACAACCTCCCGAAGATCCCGGGTGTCGGGGAGAAGACCGTCACCAAGTGGATTCAGCAGTTCGGTTCGCTGGCCGGGCTCATCGACCGCGCCGACGAGGTCAAGGGCAAGGCCGGTGAGGCGCTGCGGGCGAACCTGGCCTCGGTGCAGCTCAACCGCGAACTGACCGAGCTGGAGCACGAGGTGCCGCTCGGGGTCACGCCGGACGAGCTGGCTATGGCCCAGTGGGACCGGGACGCGGTGCACAAGTTGTTCGACGACTTGGAATTCCGGGTGCTGCGCGACCGGCTGTTCTCGACGCTGTCGGCGGCGGAACCGGAAGTGGGAGAGGGTTTCGAAGTCACGGGGGGCGCGGTCGCGCCGGGTGAACTCGCCGGGTGGCTCGACCGGCACGCCCGGGACGGGCGGCGGATCGGGCTGGCGTTCAGCGGGACCTGGACCAGCGGCGCCGGCGACCTGCAGGGCATCGCCCTCGTGAACGCCGACGGTGAGGGCACCTACGCCGACGTGACCGAACTGAGTCCGGAGGACGAGAAGGCGCTGGGGGAGTGGCTGGCCGATCCGGCGCTGCCGAAGGCCGCGCACGACGTCAAAGGCCCGCTGCACGCCCTGCGGGGCCGGGGCTGGACGCTGTCGGGACTCACCAGCGACACCGCGCTCGCCGCCTACTTGGTGCGGCCGGGGCAGCGGTCCTTCGACCTGCCCGACCTGGTGGTGCGCTACCTGCAACGGGAACTGCGCGCCGAACAGGACGGCGGGGACGGGCAGTTGTCCCTGCTCGCCGATGAGGAGCAGGACAAGGCCGACGCCGCCAACGCGGAGCTGGTCAAGGCCCGCGCCGTGGGCGAGCTCGGCGACGCGCTCGACGCGGAACTGGACCGCATCGACAGCCGGAGCCTGCTCACCGACCTCGAGCTGCCGCTGCTCGCGGTGATCGACGAGCTGGAGGCCGCGGGCATCGCGGTGGACTCCGATCTGCTCGACGAGCTCGGCGCGCACTTCGCGGGCCGGGTCAAGCAGGCCGCGCAGGACGCCTACGAGGTCATCGGCAAGGAGATCAACCTCGGTTCGCCGAAGCAGCTCCAAGTGGTGCTGTTCGACGAACTGGGCATGCCGAAGACGAAGCGCACCAAGACCGGCTACACGACCGACGCGGACGCGCTGCAGGGGCTGTACGAGAAGACCGAGCACCCGTTCCTGCAGCACCTGCTGGAGCACCGCGACGCGACGCGGCTCAAGACGACCGTCGAAGGCCTGGTGAAGTCCGTCGCCGACGACGGGCGGATCCACACCACGCTGAACCAGACCATCGCGGCCACCGGGCGGCTGTCCTCGACCGATCCGAACCTGCAGAACATCCCGATCCGCACCGAGGAAGGTCGCCGGATCCGGGAGGTGTTCGTCGTCGGCTCCGGGTACTCCGAGCTGCTGACGGCCGACTACAGCCAGATCGAAATGCGGATCATGGCCCACCTGTCCGGTGACGAGGGGCTCATCGAGGCGTTCCGGTCCGGGGAGGACCTGCACAACTTCGTTGCGTCCCAAGCGTTCGGCGTGCCGATCGACGAGGTGGACCAGGAGCTGCGGCGCCGCGTGAAAGCCATGTCCTACGGGCTGGCCTACGGGCTGTCCGCGTTCGGGCTGGCCCAGCAGCTGCGGATCTCGGCGGAGGATGCGAAGGCGCAGATGGACGCCTACTTCGCCCGTTTCGGGCGGGTGCGGGACTACCTGCACGAAGTCGTCTCCCAGGCGCGGGAGGACGGCTACACCTCGACGATCCTGGGGCGCCGCCGCTACCTGCCGGACCTGCTCAGCGACAACCGGCAGCGCCGCGAGATGGCGGAGCGGATGGCGCTCAACGCGCCGATTCAAGGCAGCGCGGCCGACATCATCAAGGTCGCGATGCTCGGTGCGCACAAGGCGCTGGGCGAGGCCGGGCTGCGGTCGCGGATGTTGCTGCAGGTGCACGACGAGTTGATCATCGAGTTGGTCGACGGGGAGCGTGCGGAGGTGGAGCGGATCGTGCGCGAGCAGATGGGCGCGGCGTACCCGCTGGACGTGCCGCTGGAAGTGTCGGTCGGCGCGGGCCGTTCCTGGGACTCCGCCGCACACTGAGAGGCACGCACACGCCCGCATTGAGGGCCGCACGCGGAGGCAGCGGCCGGTGCGGCGAGTGTCCGATCGATCACCGGGTGTCGGCATATGCCAAGGAAACGGTCTCCGATCTGCGGAGATTGCGGCTGGATCACAAAAACATCATTTCGTGGCGCCGTGAGCGTCTCAGCTACTGAGATGTCCGGAACGTGAACGACGCAGGCCCCCAGTTGGACCTTTCGGGTGATAGCCGGGATAGCCTGCCTACTTTGCGAAACAGCGGATGTCGACTAGCCGGCGCGTGGCGCGTACGGCAGACCCGGGACGGAGAGCCCGGAGGAGGAAAATGATCAACATCGACAGAGTGGACCACTTGGTGCTCACCGTGGCCGATGTCGATCGGGCGGCTGAGTTCTACGAGCGCATCCTCGGGATGCGCACGGTGACCTTCCCCGGTGACCGGCGGGCCGTGAGCTTCGGGCAGCAGACCGTCAAACTGCACGCCGCCAGCGAGCTCGTGGAGCCCACCGCGACGCACCCGGTGCCGGGCTCGGCCAACCTGTGCTTCGTCACCGAACAGCCCATCAGCGAGGTGCAGGAACACCTGCGGGCCAACGACGTCCGCATCGAGGAAGGCCCGGTGGGGCGCACCGGAACCTTCGGCCCGATCACCTCGCTGTACCTGCGTGACCCCGATGGCAACCTGATCGAGGTCGCTCGTTACGACGAAGAGGCCGAGGCCGCGGCCAACGCGGAGTGATCGCGTGCGGGCCTGACACCGCCCGCACCGCGGAACGAGAACGGGGCCGTCGAGCGGTGACGCTCGACGGCCCCGTTTGTGCTCAAGAGGCCTTGAGAACGATCACTGCCCTGTGAGCGACGGAGCCGCTGAGCAGCGACCTGCGCAGGCCGCTTTTGAAACGAATACCCATCACAACGCCAGTTCGGGCTTGAGGCGACCTGGCGTCCACACTCGTTGCCGCCACGCGGCGATGGTGCTCAGCACCAGCCCGGCGACCAGGTAGGCGAGCAGCACCAGCGCGGAAGTGCCCGCGGTCTCCAGCCCCGGCCCGCCGTAGAGCAGGTGCCGCAGCGCGCTCACCACGTAGCTCAGCGGCAACAGCTGGTGCAGCGGGTGCAGTGGTGCGGGGATCGTCTGCCACGGGAAGGTGCCGCCTGCGGTGACCAGCTGCAGCACCAGGACGATCAGCGCGATGAACTTGCCCTTCGGCCCGAACGCCGCGTTCAGCGCGTGCACCACGGACGTGAACGCGAACGAGGTGAGCACCAGGAACCCGAGCGTCAGCCACGGGTGGGCCGGCTGCACGCCCACGCCGAACACGACGACGAGGTGCAGCAGCACCGCCTGCGCGATGCCCACCACCGCCGCCGGGATCCATCCGCCGAGCGCCACCTTCCAGGCAGCAACACCCGCGGCGAGCGCCCGCTGCGACAGCGGCCGCATGATCAGGAACAGCACGAACCCGCCGATCCACAACGCCAGACCCATGAAGAACGGAGCCAGGCCCGCGCCGTAGGTGCCTGCCTTGACCTGCGCGTCGTTGCTCACGGCCACCGGGTCTCCGATGGTGCGCGCGGTGTTCTCCCTAGTGGCGTCGTCGAGGCTGGGGATGTCCTCGGCGCCCTTGCCGAGTTCGTCGGCCAGGGTGTGCGATCCGTCGACGAGCTGGCCCGAGCCGTTCGCGAGCCGGTGGGAGCCGTCGGCCAGCCGGTCGGCGCCGTCGGTGAGCTTGGTGGTGCCGGTGACGGCCTGTTGCTCGCCCTGGTGCAGTTGCCGGGCGCCCGAGTCCAGCTCGCCCGCGCCGTTGGCGAGAGTTCCGGCGCCGTCGTTGAGCTGTCCGATGGCGCCGGTCAACGCGGGTGTCGAGTCGGCGAGCTTGCGGTTGCCGTCGGCGACCTGCCGGGCACCGCCCGCGAGGGTGTCGAGCTGACCGATCTGGCCCTGCACCTTGTCGTTGGCGTCGTTGATGGGCTGGTTCAGCTCGTCGAGCCCGTCGAGCACCTTCTGCACGGTCGCCTCGTCGGCTCCCGTGGCGCGCAACTGCTCGGCGATGCGGGTCTTGGTCTGCTCCAAGTCGTCGACGAAGCCCTGCGAGACGTCGCCGAGCCTGCCCGCGGTGCCGGCGAGCTTCTCGTTGCCCTGTGCGACCTGTTCGGCCCCGTCGGCGAGCTTCTCCGACTGCTCCGGCAACGGCGCGGTGCGTTCCTGCAACTGCTGCAGGCCGCCGCGCAGCTGCTCGGCGCCGGAGCTGAGCCGGCCGGTGCCGTCCACGAGCCTGCCGGAACCGTCCAGCAGCGCCTGCTGCCCGTCGAGCAGCTGGTGGGCGCCGGAGGAGAGCTGCGCGGTGCCGTCCTCGGCGGTGCCGAGACCGTCCCGAAGCTCGCCCGCCCCGTCGGCGAGCTTGCCCGCGCCGTCGGCGGCCTGGATCGTCTTTTCGTGCACCGTGCCGAAGCCCATCAGCAGCTGATCGGCGGCTTCGGTGCCTGCGTCGGCGGCGACGGCTTTGCGGACCTCGCCCGCGACCTTGTCGGCGATGGTGGAGATCAAGTAGTTGTTCGTGTCGTTGGTGACCAGCCGCAGTTGCGCCTGCCGCGGCTCGAAATCTCCTGGCGACATCAGCGCGGCGGAGAAGTCACGCGGCACCACCAGCGCGAACGTGTACTTGCCCTGCGCGACGCCCTGTTCGGCGTCCTGGGAACCGGTCCGCTCCCAGTCGAACGAGCCGGAGTTCTCCAGTTCGTCGTAGACCTTGTCCCCGGCGTCGAGTTTGCTGCCATCGTCGCGGGTGGCGCCCTCGTCGTCGACCACCACGGCGGCGGGCACCGAACCGAGCCGGTTGTACGGATCCCAGTTGGCGTAGAGGTACATCGCGCCGTACAGCAGCGGCACGAGCGTGATCGCCACCAGGGCGAGCCGGGGGAGTTTGCCGGAGGTCAGCCTGCGCAGTTCGGTCAAGGCGAGGCGGAACGTGGTCATCAGGCACCTTCTTCGGCGCGGTTGTCCGCGCCCACTCGGGCATGGGGAACGGCGAGCCGGTCGGCGGAATGCGGGGAGCACAGCACGAGCACCGCGCGCTGCCTGCGGGCTTCCCGCCGGGCGAGCCGGTACCAGACGTGCGGGTCGCCGCCGTGGCGGTCGGGTGTGTCGAGCACCAGCGCGTCGGTGTTCTTCACCGCGCACGCCAGGTCGACGAGCAGCCGGGTCCGCTCGGCCGCGGGCAGGTTCTCCACCCGCGTCGTGGCGTGTTCGGTGAGGTCGTGGCCGGTGAGCCAGGTGCGGACGGCGGAACGGCCGGAGCGGCGTCCGGCGATGCTCAGCGCCTCGGCGACCATGGTGCGCACCGGCACGCTCGGTTCGGGTTCGGTGATGTCGGGGCCGTCGACGATCGCGACCCGGCGCCGCAGCGCCTTCGGATCGTCGGCGCCGTCGATCAGCACCCGGCCGCGGCCGGGCTTGAGCCGACCGGACAGGGCGAGGGCCAGCGCGGTGTGCCCGG harbors:
- a CDS encoding DUF2637 domain-containing protein, with amino-acid sequence MNSTPSISSPATDRSLHLQCACTLLVALGAAYVSYRHGREFALRFGADETTATIWPLIVDGLLTMATIELWKAGHRYHATGKWKAWLSFTFGIGLSLCANIASAPELNAFSIAVAACPPLALLLSVELLNQALKRRRAETANGIIPEAEEPNAAQPESAAPDGASQTLETPEEAEDVPALRTVVNNAPGHSANATDADSAVSHGEDADSLCEEACRLDAEHWNLYQRPISADTLRRKLSIGSKRARVLTRHIRLHRQPGTVWQQRNEQWSRGWAAQSLDSPPQAGTSHCCGRLGT
- a CDS encoding ANTAR domain-containing response regulator; its protein translation is MTTPAAEDPGEAKPVERRVLVAEDEALIRLDLVEMLKEEGYQVVGEAGDGQEAVRLAEELRPDLVILDIKMPKMDGIEAASNIAGERIAPVVILTAFSQRDLVERARDAGAMAYLVKPFAKRDLVPAVELAVSRFTEVQALEAEVADLTERLEARKTIERAKGLLMSKHNLSEPESFRWLQRTAMDRRTTMKAVAQAVLENLE
- a CDS encoding PaaI family thioesterase; protein product: MAKVLNPEPGQLQHRMGIEYVEWSPERVVATMPVAGNKQPYGLLHGGANAVLAESIGSVASALHAGEGRIAVGLELSCTHHRSATEGVVTGTATPLHRGRSTATYDIVINDAQGRRTCTARLTCVIRDQPAG
- the polA gene encoding DNA polymerase I; translated protein: MASEDRRLLLIDGHSMAYRAFYALPKENFQTGTGQHTNAVYGFTSMLINLLRDEQPTHFAVAFDVSRKTFRSEKFTEYKANRSASPDEFKGQVSLIQDVLGALSVPVLSKDNYEADDVIATLTTQATGEGFSVAICTGDRDALQLVTDKVTVLYPTKGVSELTRFTPQAVEDKYGLSPEQYPDFAALRGDPSDNLPKIPGVGEKTVTKWIQQFGSLAGLIDRADEVKGKAGEALRANLASVQLNRELTELEHEVPLGVTPDELAMAQWDRDAVHKLFDDLEFRVLRDRLFSTLSAAEPEVGEGFEVTGGAVAPGELAGWLDRHARDGRRIGLAFSGTWTSGAGDLQGIALVNADGEGTYADVTELSPEDEKALGEWLADPALPKAAHDVKGPLHALRGRGWTLSGLTSDTALAAYLVRPGQRSFDLPDLVVRYLQRELRAEQDGGDGQLSLLADEEQDKADAANAELVKARAVGELGDALDAELDRIDSRSLLTDLELPLLAVIDELEAAGIAVDSDLLDELGAHFAGRVKQAAQDAYEVIGKEINLGSPKQLQVVLFDELGMPKTKRTKTGYTTDADALQGLYEKTEHPFLQHLLEHRDATRLKTTVEGLVKSVADDGRIHTTLNQTIAATGRLSSTDPNLQNIPIRTEEGRRIREVFVVGSGYSELLTADYSQIEMRIMAHLSGDEGLIEAFRSGEDLHNFVASQAFGVPIDEVDQELRRRVKAMSYGLAYGLSAFGLAQQLRISAEDAKAQMDAYFARFGRVRDYLHEVVSQAREDGYTSTILGRRRYLPDLLSDNRQRREMAERMALNAPIQGSAADIIKVAMLGAHKALGEAGLRSRMLLQVHDELIIELVDGERAEVERIVREQMGAAYPLDVPLEVSVGAGRSWDSAAH
- a CDS encoding VOC family protein; translation: MINIDRVDHLVLTVADVDRAAEFYERILGMRTVTFPGDRRAVSFGQQTVKLHAASELVEPTATHPVPGSANLCFVTEQPISEVQEHLRANDVRIEEGPVGRTGTFGPITSLYLRDPDGNLIEVARYDEEAEAAANAE
- a CDS encoding YhgE/Pip domain-containing protein, with product MTTFRLALTELRRLTSGKLPRLALVAITLVPLLYGAMYLYANWDPYNRLGSVPAAVVVDDEGATRDDGSKLDAGDKVYDELENSGSFDWERTGSQDAEQGVAQGKYTFALVVPRDFSAALMSPGDFEPRQAQLRLVTNDTNNYLISTIADKVAGEVRKAVAADAGTEAADQLLMGFGTVHEKTIQAADGAGKLADGAGELRDGLGTAEDGTAQLSSGAHQLLDGQQALLDGSGRLVDGTGRLSSGAEQLRGGLQQLQERTAPLPEQSEKLADGAEQVAQGNEKLAGTAGRLGDVSQGFVDDLEQTKTRIAEQLRATGADEATVQKVLDGLDELNQPINDANDKVQGQIGQLDTLAGGARQVADGNRKLADSTPALTGAIGQLNDGAGTLANGAGELDSGARQLHQGEQQAVTGTTKLTDGADRLADGSHRLANGSGQLVDGSHTLADELGKGAEDIPSLDDATRENTARTIGDPVAVSNDAQVKAGTYGAGLAPFFMGLALWIGGFVLFLIMRPLSQRALAAGVAAWKVALGGWIPAAVVGIAQAVLLHLVVVFGVGVQPAHPWLTLGFLVLTSFAFTSVVHALNAAFGPKGKFIALIVLVLQLVTAGGTFPWQTIPAPLHPLHQLLPLSYVVSALRHLLYGGPGLETAGTSALVLLAYLVAGLVLSTIAAWRQRVWTPGRLKPELAL
- a CDS encoding ATP-binding cassette domain-containing protein, yielding MEIVADAVEVNGAHSPLLAPTSLHVSSGDLLVVTGEPNSGHTALALALSGRLKPGRGRVLIDGADDPKALRRRVAIVDGPDITEPEPSVPVRTMVAEALSIAGRRSGRSAVRTWLTGHDLTEHATTRVENLPAAERTRLLVDLACAVKNTDALVLDTPDRHGGDPHVWYRLARREARRQRAVLVLCSPHSADRLAVPHARVGADNRAEEGA